One genomic region from Gemmatimonadales bacterium encodes:
- a CDS encoding glycoside hydrolase family 2 TIM barrel-domain containing protein, with translation MWAVRRTAGAALLTAACIAPVHAQVAHAPLRTRWAAQVNADHPLPEYPRPQLLRRDWVNLNGRWEYAITSRDVDHPVAWDGSIVVPFPVQSQLSGVERSVSDSQRLWYHHTFTAPEISRGGALLLHFGAVDWDATIYVNGTQVIEHRGGYDPFTVDITSALRAGANQELTVAVWDPTDHGPQPRGKQVLTPKSIWYTAVTGIWQTVWLEPVRATYLDSLIAVPDIDAGTVTIHTALAGENGTARITAQVLSAGQSIATTTGTVASPLVLHVPAAHLWSPSDPFLYDLRLTVAGGDTVTSYFGMRKIAVARDSAGVMRLFLNNHPLFEYGMLDQGWWPDGLYTAPTEDARRFDIATMKSLGFNMIRKHVKVEPERWYRDADSMGMLVWQDMPSGDNNTDGGKAEFERELHRVVASLRDHPSIVMWVPFNEGWGEHDVEHYVGWIKGYDPTRLVDDASGWTDRLVGDVIDLHDYPGPGMPPTEPTRAAVLGEFGGLGLPLEGHTWLDRNNWGYRSFTSQADLGQAYRGLLDQLRWLIADGLSAAVYTQTTDVEIEVNGLMTYDRAVIKLPPEAAAAATTLWQPPPRARPLVETSQRTGQPWRYTAMAPDTSWFAPTFDDRGWKQGPGGFGTTGTPGAVVRTTWNTGDIWMRRHFTLTSVPGAELQWRVHHDEDADIYVNGALVARLPGYTSGYVRLPLDAAARAQLHQGDNVLAVHVRQTRGGQYIDLGLDEVITP, from the coding sequence ATGTGGGCCGTCAGGCGCACTGCCGGCGCGGCACTGCTTACCGCGGCGTGTATCGCTCCGGTTCACGCGCAGGTGGCGCACGCTCCGTTGCGCACGCGCTGGGCCGCGCAGGTCAACGCCGATCATCCGCTCCCGGAATACCCGCGCCCGCAGCTGCTTCGGCGCGACTGGGTCAATCTCAACGGACGCTGGGAGTACGCGATCACATCGCGCGACGTCGACCATCCGGTCGCGTGGGACGGATCGATCGTCGTGCCGTTCCCGGTGCAGTCGCAATTGAGCGGCGTCGAGCGGAGCGTGTCCGATTCACAGCGACTCTGGTACCATCACACGTTCACGGCGCCGGAGATTTCGCGTGGTGGCGCGCTGCTGCTGCATTTCGGCGCAGTCGACTGGGACGCGACGATCTACGTGAACGGCACGCAGGTGATCGAGCATCGCGGTGGCTATGATCCGTTCACCGTCGACATCACCAGTGCGCTTCGCGCCGGCGCCAATCAGGAATTGACCGTCGCCGTGTGGGATCCGACCGATCACGGCCCGCAGCCACGCGGCAAGCAGGTCCTCACGCCCAAGTCGATCTGGTACACCGCCGTCACCGGGATCTGGCAGACCGTCTGGCTCGAACCGGTGCGCGCCACGTATCTCGACTCGCTCATCGCCGTACCCGACATCGACGCGGGCACCGTGACGATCCACACCGCGCTCGCCGGCGAGAACGGCACCGCGCGGATCACCGCGCAGGTGCTGTCCGCGGGTCAATCGATCGCCACGACGACGGGAACGGTCGCCTCGCCGCTCGTTCTTCACGTTCCGGCCGCACACCTCTGGTCGCCCTCCGATCCGTTCCTCTACGACCTCCGCCTGACCGTTGCCGGCGGCGATACCGTCACGAGCTACTTCGGGATGCGGAAGATCGCCGTCGCCCGCGACAGCGCCGGTGTGATGCGCCTCTTTCTCAACAATCATCCGCTCTTCGAGTACGGGATGCTCGATCAGGGATGGTGGCCCGACGGCCTCTACACCGCGCCCACCGAGGACGCGCGCCGCTTCGACATCGCCACGATGAAGTCGCTCGGCTTCAACATGATCCGCAAGCACGTGAAGGTCGAACCGGAGCGCTGGTACCGCGACGCTGACAGCATGGGAATGCTGGTGTGGCAGGACATGCCGAGCGGCGACAACAATACCGACGGCGGGAAAGCGGAGTTCGAGCGGGAATTGCATCGTGTCGTTGCGTCGCTGCGCGATCACCCGTCGATCGTGATGTGGGTGCCGTTCAACGAGGGATGGGGCGAGCACGACGTCGAACATTATGTCGGGTGGATCAAGGGATATGACCCCACACGCCTCGTCGACGACGCCAGCGGCTGGACCGACCGGCTGGTCGGCGACGTGATCGATCTCCATGACTACCCCGGCCCCGGGATGCCGCCAACGGAGCCGACGCGCGCCGCGGTGCTCGGAGAATTCGGCGGACTCGGCCTGCCGCTGGAAGGTCATACCTGGCTCGATCGCAACAACTGGGGATACCGCTCGTTCACGTCGCAGGCCGATCTCGGCCAGGCATATCGCGGGCTGCTCGACCAACTCCGCTGGCTGATCGCCGACGGGCTGTCCGCCGCGGTGTACACGCAGACGACCGACGTCGAAATCGAAGTGAACGGCCTCATGACGTATGATCGCGCGGTGATCAAGCTGCCGCCCGAAGCCGCAGCTGCCGCGACGACGCTCTGGCAGCCACCGCCTCGCGCGCGTCCGTTGGTGGAGACGTCACAGCGAACCGGACAGCCATGGCGATATACCGCGATGGCACCAGATACATCATGGTTCGCCCCAACATTCGATGATCGGGGCTGGAAGCAGGGCCCGGGCGGGTTCGGCACCACCGGAACCCCGGGTGCCGTCGTGCGGACGACCTGGAATACCGGCGATATCTGGATGCGACGGCATTTCACGCTGACGTCCGTCCCCGGCGCCGAACTGCAATGGCGCGTGCATCACGACGAGGACGCCGACATCTACGTCAACGGCGCGCTCGTGGCGCGGCTCCCGGGATATACCTCCGGATATGTGCGCCTCCCGCTCGATGCAGCGGCCCGGGCGCAACTGCATCAGGGCGACAACGTCCTCGCCGTTCACGTGCGCCAGACGCGTGGCGGTCAGTATATCGATCTCGGGCTCGATGAGGTCATCACTCCGTGA
- a CDS encoding acetamidase/formamidase family protein: MPLPRLAALLSVAGFLAAPVAAQAPIVLPATPSTVAWGYYWSQAKPVLRIKSGDRVLVHTMITNSPTGLIRAGLDSTKVQPELRTIYDSVPRTARGPGGHILTGPIYVEGADSGDVLEVRFLSIHPDVDYAYNSFGTRSGFIPEDFTAGKTRIIPLDTLHNLAHFAPGIVIPMHPFFGSIGDAPPASMGRVNSAPPGIHAGNLDNKDLVAGTTLYIPVWVPGALLEIGDGHAGQGNGEVDITAMETALRGTIQVIVRKDMHLKWPRAETPTDWIVMGIDSNLVTAAKNAVREAIDFLGTEAHLSREDAYMLSSVAVNFNITELVDGTVGVHGLIPKSLFISTPTGGGAGGGH, translated from the coding sequence ATGCCGCTTCCCCGCCTTGCCGCGCTCCTCTCCGTGGCCGGTTTCCTGGCAGCGCCCGTCGCCGCACAGGCGCCGATCGTCCTGCCGGCAACGCCGTCGACCGTCGCGTGGGGATACTACTGGTCGCAAGCGAAGCCGGTCCTCCGGATCAAGTCGGGCGATCGCGTGCTGGTGCACACGATGATCACCAATTCGCCGACCGGACTGATTCGCGCCGGCCTCGACTCGACCAAGGTGCAGCCCGAACTGCGCACCATCTACGATTCGGTCCCTCGCACGGCGCGCGGACCGGGCGGGCACATCCTCACCGGACCGATCTACGTCGAAGGCGCCGATTCCGGCGACGTGCTCGAGGTGCGTTTCCTCTCGATCCACCCCGACGTCGACTACGCCTACAATTCGTTCGGCACCCGCAGCGGTTTCATCCCCGAGGATTTCACCGCCGGCAAGACACGCATCATCCCGCTCGACACCCTTCACAACCTCGCTCATTTCGCACCGGGGATCGTGATTCCGATGCATCCATTCTTCGGATCGATCGGCGACGCACCACCGGCGTCGATGGGCCGCGTCAACAGCGCGCCACCCGGCATCCACGCCGGCAATCTCGACAACAAGGATCTCGTCGCCGGGACGACGCTCTACATCCCGGTGTGGGTGCCGGGCGCATTGCTCGAAATCGGTGACGGCCATGCCGGCCAGGGAAATGGCGAAGTCGACATCACCGCGATGGAGACGGCGCTCCGCGGGACGATCCAGGTGATCGTCCGGAAGGATATGCATCTCAAGTGGCCCCGCGCCGAGACGCCGACCGACTGGATCGTGATGGGGATCGACAGCAACCTGGTGACGGCGGCGAAGAATGCTGTGCGCGAAGCAATCGACTTCCTCGGCACCGAGGCACACCTCTCGCGCGAGGACGCCTACATGCTGTCGAGCGTCGCAGTCAACTTCAACATCACCGAGCTGGTCGATGGGACTGTCGGCGTGCACGGGCTGATTCCGAAGTCGCTCTTCATCTCGACGCCGACCGGCGGTGGCGCCGGAGGCGGCCACTGA
- a CDS encoding FAD-dependent oxidoreductase, translating into MTAYRYLIIGGGMTADAAVHGIRAVDAEGTIGLFGAEQDPPYNRPPLTKGLWKGDTLDSIWRKTGDVAVDLNIGRSITAVDLPAKHVTDSAGNRHTFDKLLFATGAKPRQLPFGGDDVIYYRSLDDYRRVRALATKGSSFVVIGGGFIGSEIAAGLAMNDCKVTMIFPEPGIGARIFPADLAVFLVTYYREKGVDVRAGEQLASIDRVDGQLTVTTKAGKKIKTDAVIAGIGVEPEVELARGAGLAVEDGIIVDEHLTTSLHDIYAAGDVARFQSPQLGKRMRVEHEDNANTMGTAAGRAMAGDATPYTHLPFFYSDLFDLGYEAVGETDPRLDVVADWKEKFREGVVYYLSLGRVRGVLLWNTWGQVDHARELIAEPGPFDAESLKGRLPK; encoded by the coding sequence ATGACTGCGTATCGCTATCTGATCATCGGCGGTGGAATGACGGCGGATGCCGCGGTTCACGGGATCCGCGCCGTCGACGCCGAGGGGACGATCGGCCTCTTTGGCGCCGAACAGGACCCGCCGTACAATCGACCGCCGCTCACGAAGGGACTCTGGAAGGGCGATACCCTCGATTCAATCTGGCGGAAGACCGGCGACGTTGCCGTCGACCTCAACATCGGCCGGTCGATTACCGCCGTCGATCTTCCGGCGAAACATGTGACCGACAGCGCCGGCAATCGACACACCTTCGACAAGCTCCTGTTCGCCACCGGTGCGAAGCCCCGGCAGCTTCCGTTTGGCGGCGACGACGTGATCTACTACCGGTCACTCGACGATTACCGTCGTGTGCGCGCGCTGGCGACCAAGGGGAGTTCGTTCGTGGTGATCGGCGGTGGCTTCATCGGTTCGGAGATCGCGGCCGGACTTGCGATGAACGACTGCAAGGTCACGATGATCTTTCCGGAGCCCGGGATCGGTGCACGAATCTTCCCGGCCGATCTCGCCGTATTCCTCGTGACGTACTATCGAGAGAAGGGTGTCGATGTGCGAGCGGGCGAGCAGTTGGCGTCGATCGACCGGGTCGATGGCCAGCTCACCGTGACCACCAAGGCGGGGAAGAAGATCAAGACCGACGCGGTGATCGCGGGGATCGGTGTCGAACCTGAGGTGGAACTGGCGCGTGGAGCGGGGCTTGCGGTCGAGGACGGGATCATCGTCGATGAGCATCTCACCACGTCGCTTCACGATATCTACGCCGCCGGCGATGTCGCGCGCTTCCAGTCTCCGCAGCTCGGCAAGCGGATGCGGGTGGAACACGAGGACAACGCCAACACGATGGGGACTGCGGCTGGGCGCGCCATGGCGGGCGACGCCACGCCGTATACCCATCTGCCGTTCTTCTATTCCGATCTCTTCGATCTCGGGTACGAGGCGGTGGGAGAAACTGACCCGCGGCTCGACGTTGTCGCCGACTGGAAGGAGAAGTTCAGGGAAGGGGTGGTGTACTACCTGTCACTGGGACGCGTGCGCGGCGTGCTGCTCTGGAATACGTGGGGCCAGGTCGATCATGCGCGGGAATTGATCGCGGAGCCGGGGCCGTTCGACGCGGAGTCGCTCAAGGGGCGGCTTCCGAAGTGA
- a CDS encoding glycoside hydrolase family 15 protein, whose protein sequence is MSSLDLGLIGNGSIGALINPLGEVVWACFPRFDGDPMFCTLLRSGNTPDEIGCFAIDLLDVVRSEQEYLLNTAILVTRLYDKHGGAIEITDFAPRFDQYDRVFCPMTLVRQARRLTGNPRVRIRIRPAYEYGRLRTTVTFGSNHIRYQSADLTLRLTTDVPVSAVLEENIFLLEEPIALILGPDESVLSSVADVAMRFRDDTARHWQTWVRSLAIPFEWQDDVIRAAITLKLNTFEDTGAIIAAMTTSIPESPESGRNWDYRYCWLRDAYFVINALNRLGATRTMERYIEYIANLAAGSESWALQPVYGITGRAVPDERTIDSLPGYRGMGPVRAGNQAHEQIQHDVYGSAILATAHVFFDQRLVHRGGESLFRRLEPLGERAASLFDRPDAGIWELRGIARVHTFSSVMCWAACDRLARIAKRLGASDRAIYWQERAKAIHNAICEKAWNPSLNSFASTFGGSALDASLLHMNDVGFLAASDPRFTGTVRAIEKTLRRGAFLLRYDEQDDFGTMDNAFLVCTFWHIDALAAIGERDKARDLFETVLARRNRHGLFAEDIDPRTGEQWGNFPQTYSMVGLINSALRLSIRWDQAV, encoded by the coding sequence ATGTCGTCTCTCGACCTTGGCCTGATCGGCAACGGCTCCATCGGCGCTTTGATCAACCCGCTCGGCGAGGTGGTGTGGGCATGCTTTCCGCGCTTCGACGGCGATCCGATGTTCTGCACCCTGCTCCGCAGCGGCAATACGCCCGATGAGATCGGCTGCTTCGCGATCGATCTCCTCGACGTGGTGCGGAGCGAGCAGGAGTATCTCCTCAACACGGCGATTCTCGTCACGCGTCTCTACGACAAGCACGGCGGCGCGATCGAGATCACCGATTTTGCGCCACGGTTCGATCAGTACGACCGCGTCTTCTGCCCGATGACGCTGGTCCGCCAGGCGCGGCGCCTCACCGGGAATCCACGCGTGCGGATTCGGATCCGTCCGGCGTACGAATACGGTCGGCTCCGTACCACGGTGACCTTCGGCAGCAATCACATCCGGTATCAGAGCGCCGATCTCACATTGCGCCTCACCACCGACGTCCCCGTCAGCGCGGTTCTCGAGGAGAACATCTTCCTCCTCGAGGAGCCGATCGCGTTGATCCTCGGTCCCGACGAATCGGTCCTGAGTTCGGTCGCAGATGTCGCGATGCGCTTTCGCGACGACACGGCGCGACACTGGCAGACGTGGGTGCGGTCGCTGGCGATCCCGTTCGAATGGCAGGACGATGTGATCCGCGCCGCGATTACGCTCAAGCTCAATACCTTCGAGGACACCGGCGCGATCATCGCAGCGATGACGACCTCGATTCCCGAATCGCCGGAGAGCGGTCGCAACTGGGATTACCGCTACTGCTGGCTGCGCGACGCGTACTTCGTCATCAACGCGCTCAATCGTCTCGGCGCCACGCGAACGATGGAGCGCTACATCGAATACATCGCCAACCTTGCGGCAGGATCGGAGAGCTGGGCGCTGCAGCCGGTCTACGGCATTACCGGGCGCGCCGTGCCGGATGAGCGAACGATTGATTCGCTGCCGGGATATCGCGGGATGGGTCCGGTGCGGGCGGGTAACCAGGCGCACGAGCAGATCCAGCACGATGTCTACGGTTCCGCCATTCTGGCCACGGCGCACGTCTTCTTCGATCAACGGCTGGTCCATCGCGGCGGCGAATCGCTCTTCCGCCGGCTGGAGCCGCTTGGCGAGCGGGCAGCTTCGCTCTTCGATCGCCCCGACGCCGGGATCTGGGAGCTCCGCGGGATCGCGCGGGTACATACCTTCTCCAGCGTGATGTGCTGGGCCGCCTGCGATCGGCTGGCGCGGATCGCCAAGCGGCTCGGCGCATCCGATCGCGCCATCTACTGGCAGGAACGCGCCAAGGCGATTCACAACGCGATCTGCGAAAAGGCGTGGAACCCGTCGCTCAACTCGTTCGCGTCAACCTTTGGCGGAAGCGCTCTCGATGCGTCGCTGTTGCACATGAACGACGTCGGCTTCCTCGCCGCGAGTGATCCACGATTCACGGGAACGGTGCGGGCGATCGAGAAGACGTTGCGCCGTGGCGCGTTCCTGCTCCGCTACGACGAGCAGGACGATTTCGGCACGATGGACAACGCGTTCCTCGTCTGCACCTTCTGGCATATCGACGCGCTCGCCGCCATCGGCGAACGCGACAAGGCGCGGGATCTCTTCGAGACGGTGCTCGCGCGGCGCAACCGGCACGGATTGTTTGCCGAGGACATCGATCCGCGCACCGGCGAGCAGTGGGGAAATTTCCCGCAGACCTACAGCATGGTGGGGCTGATCAACTCCGCGCTGCGGTTGTCGATCAGGTGGGATCAGGCGGTGTAG
- a CDS encoding YceI family protein, which yields MTTATLETTDTAAAPWQIDSSHTEVEFSARHLMISNVKGRFSSPSGTLRYNPEHGIPLELDVTVPIDTIDTRNAQRDAHLRSADFFDAEHFPTMNFKGRHIEGEITKSFKLIGDLTIRGVTRDVTFDVTAEGNGPDPWGNDRLGFSATASINRTDFGLLWNQLLETGGVAVSDQIKIIINTELMRPHLK from the coding sequence ATGACCACCGCAACCCTTGAGACCACCGACACCGCCGCCGCACCCTGGCAGATCGATTCCAGCCACACCGAGGTCGAATTCTCGGCGCGGCATCTGATGATCTCCAACGTCAAGGGACGCTTCTCGAGTCCTTCCGGCACTCTGCGCTACAATCCCGAGCACGGCATTCCCCTCGAACTCGACGTCACCGTGCCGATCGATACCATCGACACCCGCAATGCGCAGCGCGACGCCCATCTGCGCTCCGCCGACTTCTTCGATGCCGAGCACTTTCCGACGATGAACTTCAAGGGACGCCACATTGAAGGCGAGATCACCAAGTCGTTCAAGCTGATCGGCGACTTGACCATTCGGGGCGTCACGCGGGACGTCACCTTCGACGTGACCGCGGAGGGGAACGGCCCCGATCCGTGGGGGAACGACCGGCTCGGTTTCAGCGCCACTGCGTCGATCAACCGCACCGACTTCGGGCTCCTCTGGAACCAGCTGCTGGAGACCGGCGGCGTCGCGGTGAGCGATCAGATCAAGATCATCATCAACACCGAGCTGATGCGGCCGCACCTCAAGTAG
- a CDS encoding LLM class flavin-dependent oxidoreductase produces the protein MRYGYWLPVFGGWLRNVENEGVPASWEYVKRLAQRSEEIGYDLTLIAELLLNDIKGIHAPSLDAWSTAAALAAVTSRLELMVAVRPSFHPPAILAKQAANIDRISNGRLALNVVSAWWKDEARRYGAAFDEHDDRYARTAEWLDVVTGAWSESVLQYRGSRYQVEDLILEPKPVPLAHRTRPTIYAGGESDAAKSLIAEKCDAYVMHGDPPDRIAARITDLRTRREQAAERLGHDLPPLEFGMAAYAIVRPTEAEAKREVERITAVAPGSPGYGNYQDWIANTKLEQRVSVEDYSVSNRGLRAGLVGTPDQVADRIAEYAATGVTLLLLQCSPQYEEMERFADGVISAAVA, from the coding sequence ATGCGCTACGGATACTGGCTTCCGGTCTTCGGCGGATGGCTCCGCAACGTCGAAAACGAAGGCGTCCCCGCGTCGTGGGAATACGTCAAGCGACTGGCGCAGCGCAGCGAAGAGATCGGCTACGACCTCACACTGATCGCCGAGCTGCTGCTCAACGACATCAAGGGAATTCACGCACCGTCACTCGACGCCTGGTCGACGGCAGCCGCGCTCGCCGCCGTCACGTCGCGCCTCGAACTGATGGTGGCGGTGCGCCCGTCGTTTCATCCGCCGGCGATCCTGGCCAAGCAGGCGGCCAATATCGATCGCATCTCCAATGGCCGTCTTGCACTCAATGTCGTGTCGGCGTGGTGGAAGGATGAGGCGCGACGATATGGCGCGGCGTTCGACGAGCACGACGATCGATACGCACGTACCGCAGAATGGCTCGACGTCGTTACCGGGGCGTGGAGCGAATCGGTGCTGCAGTACCGCGGTAGCCGATACCAGGTCGAGGACCTGATCCTCGAGCCGAAACCGGTCCCGCTCGCCCACCGCACCCGGCCGACGATCTACGCCGGCGGCGAATCTGATGCCGCGAAGTCGCTGATCGCCGAAAAGTGCGACGCGTACGTGATGCATGGCGACCCGCCAGACCGGATCGCCGCCCGCATCACTGACCTTCGCACTCGCCGCGAGCAGGCCGCTGAACGTCTCGGCCACGATCTCCCGCCGCTGGAGTTCGGCATGGCTGCGTACGCGATCGTCCGTCCCACCGAAGCGGAAGCGAAGCGCGAAGTCGAGCGGATCACGGCAGTGGCTCCCGGCTCGCCGGGGTACGGCAACTATCAGGACTGGATCGCCAACACGAAGCTCGAGCAGCGGGTCAGCGTCGAGGACTATTCGGTTTCGAATCGCGGCCTCCGCGCCGGGCTCGTCGGTACCCCGGATCAGGTCGCCGACCGGATCGCCGAGTATGCCGCCACCGGGGTCACCCTCCTCCTCCTGCAATGCTCTCCGCAATACGAGGAGATGGAACGGTTCGCCGATGGCGTCATCAGCGCGGCAGTCGCCTAG
- a CDS encoding GNAT family N-acetyltransferase: protein MSVATIRRAMESDVPLILQLIRELAEYERLAHEVVATERDLHDSLFSVHPQAEVVIAEVDGSAAGYALYFHNYSTFLCKRGLYLEDLFVRPPYRGRGVGKQLLQYLARLAVERGCVRFEWAVLDWNQPAIDFYRALGAVRLDDWRVFRVTGGALRTLAGIGS, encoded by the coding sequence GTGAGCGTGGCCACGATCCGCCGGGCGATGGAATCCGACGTTCCGCTCATCCTGCAGCTGATTCGCGAGCTCGCCGAGTACGAACGGCTGGCGCACGAAGTCGTCGCCACCGAGCGGGATCTCCACGACTCGCTCTTCAGCGTCCATCCACAGGCCGAGGTGGTGATTGCCGAGGTCGATGGCAGCGCGGCGGGATACGCGCTCTATTTCCACAACTATTCGACCTTCCTCTGCAAGCGCGGCCTTTATCTCGAAGATCTGTTTGTCCGCCCGCCATATCGCGGCCGCGGCGTGGGGAAGCAGCTGCTGCAGTATCTCGCGCGGCTCGCGGTCGAACGGGGCTGCGTGCGCTTCGAATGGGCGGTGCTCGACTGGAACCAGCCCGCGATCGATTTCTACCGCGCGCTCGGCGCGGTGCGGCTCGATGATTGGCGGGTCTTCCGCGTGACCGGTGGCGCGCTCAGGACCCTCGCCGGGATTGGATCGTGA
- a CDS encoding DinB family protein has translation MSEIERIADQIERGYCGHAWHGTPLRDLLVDVDATTAAAHPVPGIHSIWELAGHIETWLDVVRRRLDGQVDPTEDENWPAIRDTTSEHWLSTIASLDRMHEKLVAAVRRLTDPDLEVPVPGKHYTRYVMLHGVVQHSLYHAGQVALLTRAAAGAPR, from the coding sequence ATGAGCGAAATCGAGCGGATCGCCGACCAGATCGAACGCGGATACTGCGGCCACGCCTGGCACGGCACGCCGCTCCGCGACCTGCTGGTCGATGTCGACGCAACCACCGCTGCTGCGCATCCGGTTCCCGGAATACACAGCATCTGGGAACTCGCCGGGCACATCGAGACATGGCTCGACGTGGTGCGGCGTCGTCTTGACGGACAGGTGGACCCAACCGAGGACGAGAACTGGCCCGCGATCCGCGACACGACCTCCGAGCATTGGCTCTCGACGATCGCATCGCTCGATCGCATGCATGAGAAACTCGTGGCAGCCGTGCGGCGTCTCACCGATCCCGATCTTGAGGTACCGGTGCCGGGAAAGCATTACACGCGGTACGTCATGCTTCACGGCGTCGTGCAACACTCGCTCTATCACGCTGGACAGGTCGCGCTCCTGACGCGTGCCGCAGCCGGCGCGCCACGGTGA